A stretch of the Halomonas sp. BDJS001 genome encodes the following:
- a CDS encoding (2Fe-2S)-binding protein, whose product MYVCVCKGVTDHQIRQHVSDGARSWREVREATGCATQCGKCACYAKSITRDAVQEARQEADLGLAYAV is encoded by the coding sequence ATGTACGTTTGCGTGTGCAAGGGAGTAACCGACCATCAAATTCGCCAGCACGTTAGCGACGGAGCGCGCAGCTGGCGAGAAGTACGCGAGGCAACCGGCTGCGCAACGCAGTGCGGCAAGTGCGCGTGCTATGCTAAATCAATTACCCGCGATGCCGTTCAGGAAGCACGCCAAGAGGCCGATCTGGGACTCGCTTACGCTGTGTGA
- the bfr gene encoding bacterioferritin, translated as MKGDTKVIEHLNKALGNELVAINQYFLHAKMYKDWGLKALAKWEYDESIEEMQHADKIIERILFLEGIPNLQDLGKLHIGENVKEMLESDLKIEHDGRNDYIEAITYCESVKDYVTRDMLRDLLADEEDHIDHIETELGLIDKVGIQNYMQRQMQMAGDE; from the coding sequence ATGAAAGGTGATACGAAAGTTATTGAGCATCTCAATAAGGCGCTCGGCAACGAACTGGTTGCTATCAATCAGTACTTTTTGCATGCCAAAATGTACAAAGATTGGGGCCTGAAAGCCCTCGCCAAATGGGAGTACGATGAGTCCATCGAAGAGATGCAGCACGCTGACAAGATCATTGAGCGCATCCTATTCCTTGAAGGTATCCCTAATCTGCAGGATCTGGGCAAGCTGCACATCGGTGAAAACGTCAAAGAGATGCTCGAAAGCGATCTGAAAATCGAGCACGACGGTCGCAACGACTACATTGAAGCGATCACCTACTGCGAAAGCGTCAAGGATTACGTCACCCGCGATATGCTGCGTGACCTCCTTGCTGATGAAGAAGATCACATCGATCACATCGAAACCGAACTTGGTTTGATCGACAAAGTGGGCATCCAGAACTATATGCAGCGTCAAATGCAGATGGCTGGCGACGAGTAA
- the lptF gene encoding LPS export ABC transporter permease LptF, with protein MILFRYLTREVLLTMSAVAGILLLVIMGSRFIRYFSDAAEGDIPVTMLGSLMMFHLPGFMELILPLSFFLGILLAYGQLYMNSEITVMVACGMSPTRLLKVTLLPASVVAVLVGVCSLWLTPLGALQTETALEEQRSRLDVSVLAPGRFQEFGGGRTAYIGSFSSDGTEMQDVLVHEQNQPGDEGTHDYVTRAASGYQETRLETGSRFLVLDDGERYGVTPGDKSAERLTFERYTLRLGLNRDRQELDSLEYATTPALWNNPNPRAQAQWQWRAGLPLMVFVLALMAQPLSRVNPRQGRFGKLLPAVFLYVAYLSLLLAVVDAIGSDTWSTTLGVWPVHGVFLGLGLLMLWRSQRKGMR; from the coding sequence TTGATTTTATTTCGGTATCTAACTCGCGAAGTGTTACTCACCATGTCAGCGGTTGCTGGGATTCTGCTGTTGGTGATCATGGGCAGCCGCTTTATCCGCTATTTTTCGGACGCAGCCGAAGGCGATATCCCTGTCACCATGTTGGGCAGCCTGATGATGTTTCACCTGCCTGGCTTTATGGAACTGATCCTACCACTGTCGTTTTTTCTAGGCATTCTGCTCGCTTACGGGCAGCTCTATATGAACAGCGAAATCACCGTGATGGTCGCTTGCGGGATGAGCCCCACTCGGCTGTTGAAAGTGACCTTGCTGCCCGCCAGCGTGGTGGCGGTACTGGTCGGGGTCTGCAGCCTTTGGTTGACGCCTTTGGGGGCGCTGCAAACCGAAACTGCGTTGGAAGAGCAGCGTAGCCGCCTGGACGTTTCGGTACTGGCCCCAGGGCGCTTTCAAGAATTTGGCGGTGGCCGTACCGCTTACATCGGCAGCTTCTCTAGCGACGGTACGGAAATGCAGGATGTGCTGGTGCACGAGCAGAACCAGCCCGGCGACGAAGGCACTCACGACTACGTTACCCGGGCGGCATCGGGCTATCAGGAAACCCGCCTCGAAACGGGTAGCCGTTTCCTGGTGCTGGATGACGGTGAGCGCTATGGGGTGACCCCGGGCGATAAAAGCGCTGAGCGACTCACCTTTGAGCGCTACACGTTACGATTGGGGTTGAATCGCGATCGACAGGAACTCGATTCCTTGGAGTATGCCACCACGCCTGCACTGTGGAACAACCCCAACCCCCGTGCCCAGGCCCAATGGCAGTGGCGTGCGGGTCTACCCTTAATGGTGTTTGTGTTGGCCTTGATGGCGCAACCGCTTTCCCGGGTTAATCCCCGCCAGGGGCGCTTTGGCAAACTGCTGCCCGCTGTATTTTTATACGTCGCCTATCTCAGCCTGCTGCTGGCAGTGGTCGATGCCATTGGCAGCGATACCTGGTCGACTACGTTGGGGGTGTGGCCGGTACACGGAGTGTTCTTAGGATTGGGCCTGCTAATGCTGTGGCGCTCGCAACGTAAGGGGATGCGCTGA